The sequence below is a genomic window from Lolium perenne isolate Kyuss_39 chromosome 7, Kyuss_2.0, whole genome shotgun sequence.
GGCCAATGGATCATGAACTTGAGGGACCGCATGTCAGGTCAAAGAAGGTAGGGCTTGGGTATACTTGTGGGCACAAGATTGTACGCATGTCCTACCCATGACTTAGCAAGTAGGGTATGGGTAAAATTCTCACCCTTAATCTGTACTCTGTAGTAGTGTTCATCAATGTAGTGAAAGATTGCTACACTAGCCAATTAAACCAAAAgttcgaactgatggaaagagactaggcagtgtatttatattcaacactccCCCTCGTGTCTAGGCTAGACGTGGGATAAACGGGAGGCTGCAACTATTTTTAGATTAAATAGTGCGTACGCCgggatttgaacttgagaccttctggctctgataccatattatattgatgcactagccaagttttccaaaagtccgaactaatggaaagagactaggcagtgtatttatattcaacactccccctcacgtTTATGCTATTTTAGTCCTTAGCGTGGGTTCGGTGCGGGCCGCAGAatcttttttcttttatttttaaaactgCGTGAGCAGGGTCTTGAACTTAAGacctcttggctctgataccatgaaagattgctgcactagccaattaaaccaaaagttcgaactgatggaaagagactaggcagtgtatttatattcaacatGTAGAAGTTCAATACCAGGTAATTGCACGTTTGTCATACGGATAAAAGCCTTCCTACAAATATGAAATATTTATGTAATGCTGGACAACTATTAAACCTGCAAAGGACAATAGTTTAAAAGTGCTTATGTAAAGCAAGATGCAGTTTATGTGAAGGAAAACTTGTCATAAAAACTTGATAGAAGTTAAACCAATGATAATTGCGCGTTTGCCATAGACATAAAAAATTtccattcaaatttgaaatgtttcGGTAAGGAAGAATCATAGTTCAACTTGCAAAGGGCTGTTGTTTATAAGTGTTGATAAAAATAAATCGTACAATCTAATGCAGAAGCAAgatgaagttttttttttttttgcgggtaagatACAGTTTATGTGAAGGAAAACTGGGCACAACAATATGTTTGACTTTGCGCAGATCCTCCTATCGAGCCTAACACTTACCAATTTAGACACCAACACGATCAGGTTATGCAAATGATTCAGTCAGTAACTTTCTGAGACTTGTTTCCACCATGGTAACACTTGACCAATTTAGACACCAACACGATCAGGTTCTGCAAATGATTCAGTCAGTAACTTTCTGAGACTTGTTTCCACCATGGACGCATCCAAAGCAGCCCCGGAGCTTGTGGTCTGCCGATTATGCACAAGGGTAGACGATGTCATATGCAGGACGGATACCACCAACATAACTGCAAGAGCGAGCATGTTTGTTGAAGTTGGGATCACATATATACCTTGCACTTGAGCACGTAGACGATCTTGCTATCGTCGACGTAGGATGAGTTCGCTTCAATGACATCGACTCGTTCGTCTTGCAAGATCGTGCGGATCACCTTGTGCAACTGGACACCCTTGCTGGAGCTCATCGTAAACTTCAAATTGAAATGTGTGGCTCCGCTGAACAGAACCGTAGTGTCGTGAGGACTGGATGATCCTGTTGCTGCTACTGTGTTTGCGGCGTTGCTGCTGCTGCGGCTGCTGCTGGTCGCTCGTTGGACTTTCGAAAGGCACTGATCTCTCCTTTGCTTCAGCTTTTCGACTCTCTCCCGTAGATCCTTGATGTAGGTTGTGGCTTGCGTCAATTGGGCGGGCATGTCTGACGAACCCTGCTCATCCAAAAAGAGTTGGGGCTTTCAGACAATGGTTGTATTATTTACAGGACTTGAGACAACAGTAGCAACGTTAATTTGATTCAGTGTAAACAGCATATATGCATATGGAGTTCATTTCGCTTTCTCCATCATGGCATCATTCCTATGATATGCATGGAGCTCATTAATTTGGTCCACTGCGTCCATAATATTCTAACGATACTAAAGGAAACCACAAAGAATCCATGCATCCTCGACCACTGAGAATTCGCAGGAGTCGGATAAGTTTTGGATTCTTGTGTTTTTGTAGCTAGCTCTCGTGTTTCACGACTAGTACTCTCGGTGTGTTAGGATCCTGCCGAAGCTCATGATGGTGTTGCTGGGACCTTCGACCGTTTTCTGAAGGTAcgaacacacacacacatcacaCACCATGCCCACGCAATTATAACCTGATGGATTGCTACCCAGGTCGCAGTCACTCTCCGATGTATATATACTTGGAACGTACCCGTCCATGTTTTCGCAATCGTGGATTGCGAGTGTATAAAGACAAAACTCGAGCGGGGCCGAGTGACATGACATCGATTCCCTTTGAGAGCCCCGTCGCTAAAGTATCATCTTCTCCGCAAAATCGGGTGGTCATGTGATGTAAACAGAGTGATGCTCTCAGAGCACCTATTGCTGGTATTGTGTTGGGCCATATGCCATGATTAAGCTCTCATGCTTCTCTAAAAAATAACCTCCCATCCATTTTTTCTACCCTTTTTTTTCCGAAACTCTATACTTTCTACTAATGCAATAATGAAGATGCCAGCAGGCACGAGAGTCATTGTCCCTGTGACTCGACCTGTCCACAGTCCACTACCCCTCAATTAGGTGTTTTTCGGGTTTCCATTTTTTCATCTAAAATTGTTCCTGTTTTCAGATTAACTTACATCATATTCTCTGTGGGATTTTAGAAGTTGAGCTAAACGGCGATGTACGCCTCTTGTTGTTTTTGTTACTTCAGATTTCTTGTAAAATGGAAAGGAAACATTAAGAAAATCGAAAGCTCACTAAGCTCATCTGTTTCACAAAAACGTTCAAGAAGCTCCATTTCTCTTGACTTCTTGGCTTGTAATAACGTGGTTGTGTGATGTTGCATTGTTGCATCAATGGGATGAATTTTGTATCATCATGATGTGTTAATATGTAGCCCGCTATGAAGAAGGCAGATCTTACTTAAGCCAAAACTAACACACGTCGATGACTATTGTGGTTTATATTTTCTGTTGCTAACCAAGTATTGTTTTTTACGTGTGTTGCTAACCAAGTTGACACACCTAATTTAGAGAACGGTAACTTCAGTTAAATAGTAGTCTCTTGTGAAACTAGGCTAGCTAGTTAAGTTCAGTTCCCCAAGAACCAATTCGGTTGTGATAGCTAACATATATGGATGATTTTGAAATAGCTAATGCGCACTGATCATATGATGTAGAAATCAATTGAAAACAAGATGCATCGTATCTCCTTTTTGTACCATATTGCATGCGCAGCCAGCTATCTCAAATCAAAGAAAGATACAACACATCTAATAAGCATGGTCATATCATCAAACATAGCTTCATCAGTGTTTATTTTCCAAGGAAACAAGAAGAAAACACAAGGCTATCCACAAGAAATCAACCTAAGGATGCAGAATAGCAGGTTGCGACCACACATTTCATATACATGTCACATCTTTTTTTCTAATTTTGGGTAATTAACTTCGAATTTGTAGAGAACTTTTGAACTTCCTATACCAGAACGAAAAGAAAATTTATATACCTGTGAAGCAGTGTCTAGACGGTACTCTTGCGGAACGAGAGACGTCAGCTTGGAGCACAAATCTTCCATCTCCATCCCCTCACTCGTCCGCCTCCCTGCATCCTTCTTGTCCAACACCGTGGCTCTTCTCCCTCCGTCCCCTCCCTTCCTCTTCATAGTTCTCTTTCTCTTACACACACACGCTCCCTCGCTCTCTCCTCTTACTCTGGTGTGAAGGATGAAGGCTTTCTTCTTTATAGAGCCCTCAATTTGGCGTATGCATGCATCTGAATCATGACAGTGGGGCTAGTGACCACTTGTGCAACTAGCTAAACCGCTAAGGATACATCATATATGAGATTTGGTGCTTGTGGCCACTTGTGCAGATATAATTTATCAGGAAAAGGACGTAAGAAGCTTGCCATTCAATTATTATACAGCTTTCATTTTACTTTTGCTCCACCAGTGTAACTATATTTGTCATTCTTTTATTTTggttgagctatcttttgtcatTTGACAGTTAATTAAGTTCTCTGTGATCCAATGAACAGTACAAAACTATTCCTGGACAGACTGAAGGCTCGGTTACTGTTTCGCAAACCCCTTTTCTTAAATAGGTTATGTTCTTTGAACATAGATACAATGTCCAATACGTAGCTTTGATCGTTTATTTTTTTTGAGTTAAAACCATGTTTAAAGACTCCTATATGGGATATTTTTGTAAAAGTTGCACTAAATGGGGTAATATGTGTCACAAATACGTAACTATAGGGCAAAAAGTGCAATTCACTCCAAGAAATTATTCCTTTTGAAATCTCCCGTTGTTCGTGACAAATATTGTGCTAGCGGTACGGTGATAAGAGGAATTCTAAAACTTTATTTTTTAGGATAACCAACAAAATAATACTACATGTCTAATTTAGGTTTTGAGCTTGTAAAGCTTTGAATGCTTCTCATAAGTTTCACATCCACAAATATTTAAGAAATGACACGTTAGGTTTAATACCAAACCATATCACATATGTGCTCATCTCAATAGAGTTATGACGATACTTTAACAATTTTAAGTATAATTTTTTATTATGCGATACAGAAATAACAAcgagttatcgtagatctcaccaTCTCAAACAAGGTTTGATTGCATCTTTCGTAGTTTCGTGTACTCCTTTTTCCGCTGAGTTCCATGAGGCACAAGTCTGTGAGATGATCTCATCAACACTAAGAGGTTTTGCTATATACACTAGGGAAAAGACGCGGTGGGccgacggccccgcaccgtcggcGCAGCACTTtccaccgtcggcacaggctgtgccgacggtcaccgtcggcaccgcaCTGTCGGCACAGCTCCgggcaccgtcggcacagcacgCCACCGTCGACAAACGCTGCACCGACGGCTGGGAAGGTGGCTGTCGGCCGTGCCACCGGCGGCACGGTGCGCTCCTCATCTGCCACGGCGTGACGGCGCCGGCGAAGCACgttaggctgtgccgacggtgtcggCACAGTAGCTCAACTTTCCCAGAAACGGTGGGAAGCTGACCACGTTCAAACTGGGGAAAAAAATGGTGCGCGCTGGGCTGGTTAATGTCTCCACGTTCAAATATCTGATTAATGTCTCCATGATCAAATCGTGAAAAGTTAATCTTTCGGCTACGATAatatccaaaattttcaaattttcaaatcTTTCAATTTTTTAGTTCGTCAAACATGTATCACATATCCATTTAAGTCATTAGTAAAAATCACTAAGTATAGATACTTTTTGCACCATGCGAGTAAAAATCACTAACTAGGCTTTTCATGGATATGTCATAACTATGGTGGCATTAGTCAGAGCTGGTTGCAGGGGACGTCTCCATGCTTGTGGTTGGGGATAGGGTAAGAGGGCACCTGGGGGATCCCACAAAGTCTCTGGTTGACTTCCATGTTGCGCTTTATTCGGATGTACCCTTTCTCGCCCCACCCTACGCCCACTGAGTTATCCATTATCTAGTACTAGGTGCGGTCCACAGTGGTGCCATACCCTCGAAGTCCTGCACTCTCCGGCGAACACCCTTCTCCATCGGCGTTATCAAAATTACTTTGCTATGCATGGTTCAACAACAACATTGACAACAATTTTTGCATCTTATGCAAGAACTTCTAGACTCGTTATATGAATGATTTGAGGAACTACTTCTGTTGTCTCAATCATATCAACCATCACTGGAGAATCATAATATCTTCAAGTTGTACTAGCCTCCCACTCACCTCTTTCACATAAAATTTATTCTTTTGAAATCTCCCGTTGGTTGTGAAAAATAATTTGACAGTGGTACGGTGATAAGAACAATCCCTGAACTTTATATTTGCGATAAACAACAAACTAATACATGTATGATTTGGGATTTTAACTTGTAAAGATTTGAATGGTTCTCATAAGCTTAACATCCACAAATATTTAAGAAATGACACTTTAGGTTTAATACCAAACCATATCGCATATGTGGTCATCTCAATAGACTTTTGACGATGCTTCTATAATTGTAAGTGTAGCAATTTTATTATACAATCTAGGAACAACTATAGAAGTTTTGATCATACCATATATTATGGATCTATATGTAGAAGAAAATATAGCCATAATATCCTAGACTTGATCATTATTTGCTCAGTAAATCTTGCAAATACCTTTCTATGTGACTCATAAATCATCGTGTCTTGGATTTCTCCATCTTAAAACATCTTTTTATTAAGACCTTCTCAATGCACAAGCTTTGGCTAAGCACTATAGATGCTTTTATTTATCTTCTAAGATTTCAGTGCCCTATATGTATGTTGATTTGCATAAATTTTTGCTTTAAAACTACTTTTAACGACTCTTTTCACTTTTGTTAAGATTAACATATCTCGTCCATATATAGTATCTAAGAGTATCTAATTCTCACATTTTCCTTTATAGATAAAGCACTCATTGTTATTCCATATGAAGCTAAACTCTTTTAACCACTTCATCCAAGCAAAGCTCTTGAGTGCATAATGCTAGGCATTATGCCagtattgttggagatatgcccaagaggcaataataaaagtggttattatatatctttatgtttatgataaatgtttatataccatgctataattgtattaaccgaaacattgatacatgtgtgttatgtaaacaacaatgagtccctagtaagcctcttaactagcttgttgattaatagatgattagtttcataatcatgaacattggatgttattaataacaaggttatatcattatatgaatgatgtaatggacacacccaattaagcgtagcataagatcacgtcattaagttatttgctacaagctttcgatacatagttacctagtccttatgaccatgagatcatgtaaatcacttataccggaaaggtactttgattacatcaaacgccactgcgtaaatgggtggttataaaggtgggattaagtatccgtaaagtatgagttgaggcatatggatcaacaatgggatttgtccatcccgatgacggatagatatactctgggccctctcggtggaatatcgtctaatgtcttgcaagcatatgaataagttcataagagaccacataccacggtacgagtaaagagtacttgtcaggagacgaggttgaacaaggtatagagtgataccgatgatcaaacctcggacaagtaaaatatcgcgtgacaaagggaattggtatcgtatgtgaatggttcattcgatcactaaagtcatcgttgaatatgtgggagccattatggatctccagatcccgctattggttattggtcggagagagatctcaaccatgtctacatagttcgcgaaccgtagggtgacacacttaaggtttgatgttgtaatagtagaacttgaatatggaatggagttcgaagtattgttcgaagtctcggatgggatcccggacatcacgaggagttccggaatggtccggagaataagattcatatataggaagtcattttataagtttggaaatgatccggtgcatttatggaaggttctagaaggttctagaaaagtccggaagaaatcactaaggaaggaagagtcccggagggactccacctccccatggccggccaaccctagaggggggagtccaaggtggactccaccaagggggccggccatcccccttcatggaagggtgggaatcccacttgggtgggagtcccaccttgggtaggtttccctactacatggaaggttttgggttcgggtcttattcgaagacttgtagtccaacacttggggttccacctatataatgaggggcataggggagggggccggccaccacaaagccacaagctggccgcaccccttgaggccggccaccccctctcccaaaccctagccgccccctctctcctccacctctcccgcacgcttagcgaagctccgccggagttctccatcgccatcgccaccacgccgtcgtgctgccggagtcaaggaggagatactacttccgctgcccgctggaacggggagaaggacgtcgtcttcatcaacaccgaacgtgtgaccgagtacggaggtgctgcccgatcgtggcaccgtgatcaagatcttctacgcacttttgcaagcggcaagtgatcgtctaccacagcaacaagagcatcatcttgtaggctttggaaatcttcaagggtgagtctcgatcatctcctcgttgctcccgtcttctagattgcatcttggcttggattgcgttctcgcggtaggttttttgttttctatgcaacgaatccctacagtggtatcagagccgtgtctatgcatagatggttgcacgagtagaacacaatggttttgtgggcgttgatgcttatgttgtctttagtttgagtactctgcatgtttgtggcatagtgggatgaagcggctcgggctaactttacatgaccgcgttcatgagatttgctccacgctcgacatgcaacttgtattgcataagtggctttgcgggtgtctgtctctcctactatagtgaagattcaatttactcttctattgacaacactagtatcaccgttgtggttcatgttcgtaggtagattagatcttactcgaaaaccctaaaccacgtaaaatatgcaaaccaaattagagacgtctaacttgtttttgcagggtttggtgatgtgatatggccataatgtgatgatgaatatgtatgagatgatcattattgtattttggcaaccggcaggagccttatggttgtctttaaatttcatgttgagtagtatttcaaagaagttttaatagttgctacatgggagaacaatcatgaagacggcgccattgaccttgacgctacgccgacgatgatggagatcatgcccgctgatgatggagatcatgtccgtgctttggagatgaagatcaaaggcgcaaagacaaaagggccatatcatatcacatatgaactgcatgtgatgttaatcctttatgcatcttatttttcttagatcgcgacggtagcattataagatgatccctctcactaaaatatcaagataataaagtgttcatccttagtagcaccgttgccaagacttgtcgtttcgaagcatctcgtgatgatcgggtgtgatagactcaacaagtgcatacaacgggtgcaagacagttttgcacatgcggatactaaggtggccttgacgagcctagcatgtacagacatggtctcggaacaggtgataccgaaaggtagagcatgcatcatatgattgatatgatgaatactttgagtgttcgccattgaagttacatcttgtctcgtgatgatcggacttggtgtgatggatttggttcgtgtgatcactaagataattcgagggatattgttttgagtgggagttcacctagtttttaattatgttgaattaaaatttgaactcaatttgtcataaacttagtctaaactattgcaaatatatgttgtagatatggcgtccccaatcaattttaaccagttcctagagaaagaaaagcttaagagcaacggtagcaacttcaccgactggttccgtcatgtgaggattttcctcaatggtggaaacctgcaatatgtgcttgatgcaccgctaggtgaccctcctgcagaaactgaaaccgatgaagtaaagaatgtttacgcgactcggaaaactcggtactctcaagttcagtgtgccatcctgtgcagtctggaagccgatcttcaaaaacgttttgagcaccacgatccacatgagttagtcaatgagttgaaaactatctttgaaactcatgcggccgtggaatgctatgaagcatcgaaacacttcttcagttgcatgatggaagaaggcagctccgttagtgagcacatgctcgccatgaccgggcatgcgaagaaactcagtggcttgggaatagtgattcctaacagactggggattaatcatgtccttcaatcactgccacctagttacaagaactttgtgatgaattacaatatgaagaacatgaacaaagagttacctgaactcttcgccatgctaaaatctgccgagattgagattaagaaagagcaccaagtgttgatggtcaacaagaccaccagtttcaagaaacagggcaagtctaagggaaaattcaagaagggtggcaagaaagctgccacgcctcctttgAAAcccaagactggccctaagcctgatgctgagtgttattactgcaaggagaagggacattggaagcgtaattgctccaagtatttggcggatctgaagagcggccttgtcaagaagaagaaagaaggtatatctgatatacatgttatagatgtttatcttactggttctcgtactagtacctgggtatttgatactggttcggttgctcatatttgtaactcgaaacaggaactaaagaataaacgaagactattgaaggatgaagtgacgatgcgcgttggaaatggatccaaagtcgatgtgatcgctgtcggcacacttcttctacatctaccttcgggattagttttaaacctcaataattgttattttgtacccgcgttgagcatgaacattatatctggatcttgtttaatgcaagacggttattcattcaagtctgagaataatggttgttctatttttatgaataatatcttttatggtcgagcacctgaaaagaatggtttatttctgttagatctcgatagtagtgatacacatattcataacattgatgctaagcgaattaaattgaatgataattctacttatatgtggcactgtcgtcttggtcatattggagtgaaacgcatgaagaaactccataccgatggattacttgaatcacttgactttgagtcacttgatagatgcgaagcatgtctaatgggaaaaatgactaagactccattctctggtattatggagtgagctacagacttgttggaaatcatacataccgatgtgtgcggaccaatgagtgtagcctcgcgcggtggttatcgttatgttctaaccttcacagatgatttgagtagatatgggtatatctatttaatgaaacataatccgaaactttcgagaagtttaaggaatttcaaagtgaagtagaaaatcaacgtaagaagaagattaaatttctacgatctgatcgcggaggtgaatatctaagttatgagtttggcatgctgaaagatcgagatgtcgcctagaaggggggggtgaataggcaattacaaactcttgcggattttgtCTTGTaaaaatgcggaattaaactatcgtttagtttacaagcacaaaccctaaatatgctaggctcaactaagtgtaacaatagcaactagagctaagcaagataggcacaagatatatgtagcacaagtgatagcaagatatatatatatacttcaagcacgatggctatcacaaggaaagagagctcgggtatagaaataaccgaggcacgcggagacgaggatgtattcccgtgttcccttgctttgcaacaaggtacgtcacgtttggaggagtggaggtcccatgaaggattccccgcgccacgaaggctcaccctattctccgaaccacacccacgaaggataatggccctttccttatggttagcttttcctccgctccggagatggcaagctccacaaccacttcacaagctccacgaaggagaagcccgggcctcttcacaatcttcttgaagagatcaccggagcaccaatcaccaagccaactaggaggtcaccctccaagagtaacaagctcacggtctctcactcgaacaaatcgtggtggagagctcaacactatgcaatgatgcaaagcaagaacaccggaggtgttcaagtccttcacactcaaatcccaccaaagcaacgaatgctaggatgagattggagaggaagaacaagggggaaagtcaaccaaagactccaagatctagatcccaagagattccctcacttagagaagaaacggtttggtggaagtgtagatctagatctcctctctcaaatcctcaaatatgagcaagaatggttggaggaatcaagggggagagcaagttcttcaaatagcaacaatggaggtgagagaatgagaAGAACTTCttgggctcaaggtggaagaaaggtatttatagcccaagtggaaaaataactgttgggggaaaaagacagaaaaatGGGCAGCAAATTGGGCaggaaaaacggcccagccggtcaccaggccggccgaccggagcaaAGCCGGCCAGCCGgccagcccggtcggaccggcccaagaACCGGCAGTGGCGGCGAGCGCGCTGAGCGGCGGATAGAGCCAGGGGCGCGCGGGGCGAGCGGCCTGGTGGCGCGCCGGGCGGCGGGAAGGCCACAAAGCCGCGCGCGGGAGAGCGGCCCAGgccgcgtggcggcggcggctcagcGCCGGCGGCGCGGATCGCAGACGCGCGGGGCGCGACGGGGGCGCGGGCCGGACGGAGTGGCGGCCGGTTAAATTCCGGTTGGACCGGAGGATGCGCCGGGCAGGCGGTCACGGACCGGGCCTGCGATCGGACTTGGGCCAAAAGGCCCCTGAaggcggcccggatggcaccagcgccggacccggtcgcggaccgggtgggccggttctTTGGGCCGTCGGCCGGCCGGCACCctcccctttttctctttttctttttatacttttctcctctttcctttttctttaataactattgctcccgaactccgaatcgcatgaaaccaattttgtttggaagataacaacaaatgctatcttatagaaagtgaaaacccaagaatctgtaggaggggattttatcatgaatataaaaggtagaaccttatatcatgaataaccggtaaaatcacccaacctcgaaacgcaatagaagatgcatgtgaactccgttttcgatgaacttgggcttgttgtaaagctagcaacaagctcaagaacctcacaccgagaaataccaagaagcaataagaatatgcaacgcatgcaaggattgagctccctaagacgatgtgatcaagttaaccaaccgaaagcccctcttaatagtgcggctatctatcctataatccggtctcccatcaaccacctcgagaccggcaaaaggaaaacctatcaaggtcatacctttgccttgcgcatcccatcacttgatcattgtcgcttcgtgaatactcacaaatgctccccatacactatgatgggaaaggttcattgatgcacatcttcactatcaccaaatggacggcaagcttcaagcatgtgatccacacaagatgctcatcttgaacttgcccaactcaaccttgtatcttctcatactcacttaagatagagcatggataat
It includes:
- the LOC127317009 gene encoding uncharacterized protein, translated to MKRKGGDGGRRATVLDKKDAGRRTSEGMEMEDLCSKLTSLVPQEYRLDTASQGSSDMPAQLTQATTYIKDLRERVEKLKQRRDQCLSKVQRATSSSRSSSNAANTVAATGSSSPHDTTVLFSGATHFNLKFTMSSSKGVQLHKVIRTILQDERVDVIEANSSYVDDSKIVYVLKCKTTSSGAALDASMVETSLRKLLTESFAEPDRVGV